From Halanaeroarchaeum sulfurireducens, a single genomic window includes:
- the pheA gene encoding prephenate dehydratase, whose protein sequence is MKTVTLGPEGTYSHRAADAVADGDIHFRESVYDIVDGVASDEFDRGVVPIENSIEGSVTETLDALADLEIAVVREVVTPIRHALLAQNDDFETVASHSQALAQCREYLEETHPDVDLEAVASTARGVERAREDASIAGIGHPDNADETLSVLAEDIQDRNSNATRFFVVASPAERSEAGGKTTLVVYPSENYPGLLLELLQPFAERDINLTRLESRPSGERLGDYMFHIDVTAGLYEDRMQDAIADLEALAANGWVRPLGSYDVEHVV, encoded by the coding sequence ATGAAAACGGTCACCCTGGGACCCGAGGGAACGTACTCCCACCGGGCAGCCGACGCCGTCGCGGACGGCGACATCCACTTTCGAGAATCGGTCTACGATATCGTCGACGGCGTCGCCTCCGACGAGTTCGATCGGGGCGTCGTCCCCATCGAGAACAGCATCGAAGGGAGCGTCACCGAGACGCTCGACGCACTCGCCGATCTCGAGATAGCGGTCGTGCGCGAGGTCGTCACCCCCATTCGCCACGCGCTCCTCGCCCAGAACGACGATTTCGAGACCGTGGCGAGCCACTCCCAGGCCCTCGCCCAGTGTCGAGAATACCTCGAGGAGACTCACCCCGACGTCGACCTCGAGGCGGTCGCGAGCACCGCCCGCGGCGTCGAGCGCGCCCGAGAGGACGCATCGATCGCGGGCATCGGCCACCCGGACAACGCCGACGAGACCCTCTCGGTCCTGGCCGAGGATATCCAGGACCGCAATTCCAACGCGACGCGGTTTTTCGTCGTCGCCAGCCCGGCGGAGCGATCGGAGGCCGGGGGGAAGACGACGCTCGTCGTCTATCCGAGCGAGAACTATCCCGGCCTGCTCCTGGAGTTGCTCCAGCCCTTTGCCGAACGTGACATCAACCTCACCCGGCTGGAATCCCGACCGAGCGGCGAACGGCTGGGCGATTACATGTTCCACATCGACGTCACGGCCGGTCTGTACGAGGATCGGATGCAGGACGCCATCGCGGACCTCGAAGCGCTGGCGGCGAACGGCTGGGTGCGACCCCTCGGCTCGTACGACGTCGAACACGTCGTGTGA